The following nucleotide sequence is from Triticum urartu cultivar G1812 unplaced genomic scaffold, Tu2.1 TuUngrouped_contig_4780, whole genome shotgun sequence.
GCCCCACCTCTCTCAAGGCCAGCTCTGTCGACACTCGGTTCTTCGGAGTCGCTACTACTATACTCATTTGCTCTTCTTTTCTTTTGTCGCCGCCATCCCAGTACCACCGCCGCACAGACCAACAAAAGAAGCAGAGGAATTAGGCTGGAAAGTAGGATTGGTACCAACTTTTTGTGCTTGTTGCTGCTGCTGGCTGGAATTGGAAGAGGAGGTGCTTCCTTCTTTGATTCAAGCTGCAGAGTGGAATTGAATGACCATGAGAGTATCTGGTGCAGCTCGGCGTACATGCCAGTCGCCGCAGAGAAGCCAATGGCGACCTCCTCCGGTAAATATCTACTCAGATCAACGGTTGCATTCACTTGGTACAGGGCATCGCCGATGACGAGGTCgacggccaacatcttggagtcATTGTGGTACCTGACAGTGGCGGTTTTCATAACATTGGGCGACGTGAGGTTCTTTCCCGGCCAGGTCGTCGTGTCCGTGGACGCCGTGGAGTTGAGGGAGTTGATGTCGATGCCTATGTGGTTCCCGTTGATGTCGGTGTAGTACGATGAGCCACCAAGAGTGTTGGGGTAAGTGTCGAACTCCACGGCCACGATCCGGGTGTCGCCTGTCCCGTTAGTGCTGGCCGGGAGGAGGCCGAGGCTGCCGCCGTCGCTTTCCCGCGGGATCACCGAAGGGAAATGGCCGAGGAAGAAGGCCATCCCATCGCCTGTATACAGCAGGCTGAGGTTGTCCGGAGTTATACGGAAGGAGAAGGTGGTGGTGAAGCTAGCCATCTCGCCGGTGGCGTTGCTCCACAGCGGCACCTTTTGCGCGTACGATGCCCGGCCGACGCTGTACTGAATATTTGACATACGTGTATCTTTTGTGAGCTCGAGCGTTGATGGAGTTGGGAATGCATCGCCGGTGAAGGCGATCGATGAAGCGGCGCTGGGGTCGGAGAAGTTGAGGTTGAAGGAGAGCGAGaaggcccagcgcggcccatggTAGAGGTATAGCAACACCAGGAAGACTAGCGAGGTAGGACGACGGCGAGACGCCATCGAGCGCTGTGTTTGGTGTTTGGTATTTGGTAAGGAGGAAGCGTGCGTGAGCACCATAAAATAGGGCCGGGGAGAGATCTGTAAGCTGTTCGACATTTCACACCAGCAGACCCGCCACCGGTCGACTCCACGAGTCCCCGTAAGGCCCCGCTTGGAAGAATGGGAGCCGCGTGAGTTTTCCCGACTGTAACTGATTAGAGCCTCGTCTAAAACACCATGATTAGAGCCCTAAAAACATGATTAGAAAACAAGTGGCCACTGGCGGAAAGAAAGTGATTGTGTGAGGATGGGGTTGCCACCGCGGCAGTGGCCACAACCGGTTACTTTTCATCTCTACTTATCATGAAAAGTGGCTTTTCTAAACTGAAAATAGACAAGTGAGGAAATTTTGAGCGACGCCATTCTTATGTACTGCTTTTACATAAATCTTACGCACATAGTTCAAATCTTGGTATTCGGCTTGGACATTGGCACACCTTCATCAAGGGGATAGGAGTAGTGACAGATGTTGCCAATATGATGTCTTTGGGCTTACTGATGTAGGAGTATTACTTTGTAAGATCTttatgaataattaataaaatgacTGCATGCATGCCCAGTGGCAGAGGCTAGAGGTATATACTCCTTTTTTTTTAAACGCGGTTCAAATAGCCGGCGGCTATTCCCTTATTTTTCCTCTTATTATCTCTCTCACTTACTATGTAAGTTTTACGAAGAAGCTGTGCGTAGGAATACAATTTTTGGGAAAATTTTAACAGAATACAGTGTCAAATTTTGAAGTAAGTACACAAGTTTGAGGGATCTACTAGATGACACTTAATCACTCAAAACGTAACCCAAAGTTCTCCCACAAAAATAACTTTTGAAAGACCTTCTAGAGTTGCTCTAACGCAAGAAACCACCCAGAATGTGCAGAGTAGAACGATCAATCAAGCGCATCTTTTAGAAGACGACGTGTCTTACTCTGGACCCGTAAGTTACGTCTGACTGGGTCCGGAAACGCCGAACCAGGCGAGGCTAAGTGTGGAATTATTGCGAGTCGTGCGGCCAGGAACGGTCAAAGTAATTTGGACCTATATAAAGAGAATGGGACGACTTGACCGAAGCTGCTCAGTTGGGATCGTGGGCTGTCGGGGACGCACCGCGACGACATGCTTTCATGCGGTACGCGTCAAAAAGAACTGGCCCCAGGACGTGACAGTTTTTCTTCAAAAAATGATAAAGGCTGAAGTATTAGTATATTAATAGAATCAGCCCCCTTACCCACACACACTAatagaatgcccgtgcgttgtcatgggcttttgaaatatttttctGAAGTTATATATATGCATGTTGAAATTCACATGCATAGAAAAGATAGGCAGTAATAATTAAAATCCACTCCACTTGCAATGTTGATAAAATATGTAACTTGACGATATATACATAGACAACAATGATCCAACTAATATTTTGTTATGAATTAAGATCTACTTGATGAGCTTACGATATTCCCGCACAATATGATCAATGTTCTCTTTAGCTTCAGTGACACAATATTTAAGAAGTATTATAAAAATGTTTTCTTCAAGTCATAACTATCTTGCACAAGCTATTTTTGTAGCTATTATGAATATTTCACATGGAAGATCTAAATATGTGCAACGAAGAATACTCACTGTGCAAACCTTTTGAACCAATTCTTTACCGTTACACGAGAGCATAAAAAATAGCTAAACACATCAGTGCAATTGAATAATTTAATATTATCTTCAATATAGTGATAATAAAATATTTGCTTGTATCTTGAATGTTATGATAATGAAATATATAAATTTACCCATCCGTGCTCCCGGGAATACCAGCCGAAAATATGCATTGCCATCTAGATATATCGGAATTCCAGCCGGGTTGCGCTATTTCAAGTGAGTTGTTGAATTCCCTAGCAAATATTTGTAATTTCACTAAATTCCTCAGAATTTTAATCTCTGGCGAGTGTGTTGTATGGAGAGGGTCTAGCATATATACACGACATGCATGTTTTTCTATGATGTACGAGATATAATGGCTGATGAATACCTATGTAAGATATATCTACAAGCAGTAGCTATTAAAACCCATAAATCATGATAACAATGGATTAGATACATTAGTTAGCAAGTTGCACGATGACATGTTATAGTCTACTCCAGGTAAGCTATCAAACAGTGTTGCTAACATCTGAATATTTGGCTTCACCCAGAACATTAGATCTCTTGTTGAGACATTTTAAATGTGTCGCAAATTATACAAGTTTTATAAATTCAAAAGATACTTTTATATGCTATTTGACATTATTATTTTAATATTTTTAACAAGAAATAATTTATTATTCTATTAGTAATCTTCCCTTCACTACTCTAGCATGGACATTAGTTAGAAGGTTCATATAAATATGTTGCTACAGAATAATAAACCAATGTAATGATTAATCACAAAATTTCACATATGTTATACTCCATCCTCATATACTAAGAATATACAAGGTGTAATCTTTCTCAATGTTCATCCGGTCATCGGATTCTCTGAAGCCACCATGTAATCATCACATTGTCATGTGGATAACTTTTACTATTCCGATACAATTCTGCCATGCATCCTAGCTAGCACCTCAGCCACCATTTGACAGATTTTCCCAGCCCTCGTCTCATTTGGCTACATCATTGTTCTGTTATTTGCTCACTCCATATCTTTTCTTCATCAGGTCCACGTCATTTCCTAATCCACTAAATTTCTACCATGGCACCTCCTCCATATCCTCTTCCATTCCCGCTTGTTGACTCATCTCGCTCTGAGCTTGTTGTGTCTTTGCTATCTTCTGCCTTCCCCATCACTTCACCATCATATGCACACTTTCTCCTATTCCACCTATCAGTTATGCCCATGCCTACCCCACCATTGATGTGTCATCCACCTAATTCGGCATCATCCCAAGTTGCATCACTCATCCTTACATCATAATCATGCGTAAAAGAATATTCTAAATTTTACTATGAGATGCAACACTACGCAACAAACACATAATTGTTTTTATATTTTCCTAAAGTAAGTTTCCAATGACACTTGCCGGAATGAGCAGGAAGACAGAGTGCAAACTTACATATAGCATGAAAGTGACTCCTACCTCATCACAATTTCGGGTAGTCACTAACCCCTTTCATCCATTTTAAATAGATAAACAAAAGCTCACTTCCTTCAGTCTCTGCCAAAGTTCACTAACATGTTGTCTTGAAGTGTCCCAAAACGGTAGATGGTCAAGAAGTACAAATAATCAAGTTCTGAAAGAAATAATGTATTTTACATAAACTAATAGGGTAGCGGCAGCTAAACTATGTCGAGGGAACGTGAAGATGTAAACCTGCCTGCATAGATGAGATGTCAGTGCCTGATGATGGCACATATCATTAATTAGGAGTATTACattgacccatttcattagcactgacatgtactccctctgtaaagaaatataagagcgtttagatcactactttagtgatcgaAACACTCATATATTTCTTTACAAAAGGAGCGTCAAATAATTATTTGAGTGCATATACCTGATCTTTGTAGACCTTTTGTTGTGGTGCGATCAGAGTGCCACCAGGGCAACCCTAAGATGACTGATGTAGCTATGACCTGGGTGATTCTCAACCAAGTCAAATAATCACGTCCTCTGTCCTTGAGATCTCTACATAAGAGGATAGAATATTGTTGCCAGCAGCTTGTGCCCCATTCTTGCCTCAAAGATGTTACTCGTGCCTtcatacactagtagaaaaaagcccattagtcccggtttcagagggcctttagtctcggttctggaaccaagccccccccctttagtcctggttctgttacgaatcgggactaaaggccctccatgTGGCCACTATCCGGAGCTCCACCTTTAGTACCCTTAGGAGTTTTGAATGACCGGCCGAGGAATAGAAccatctctaatcacccctcatcattccaaatcatctaacttcctggccggtcacccatcctctcattACTCTAGCCTGAGCACCTTAACTTCCGGTTTCTATTccccctcgtttccaagtctgcacttgttgttttcctgacaatagtaaccTTTAGTACCCTTAGGAGTTTTGAATGACCGGCCAAGGAATAGAAccatctctaatcacccctcatcattccaaatcatctaattttccggccggtcacccatcctctcactactccagcctgagcacgcttaacttccgggttctattccccctcgtttccaagtctgcacttgttgttttcctgacaatagtaagatgtcaatcctattaaccctcaggagtttagcttgagcatgaagtcacacgtttcactgtttgagtttgaaactattattctaaaaaacaataattatttagtaacactaagatttcttgaataagtagtttgaccattgtttgaccagatttgaccaaaattcaaaaaaaatgaaataattatttagtaacactaatattcttgaataattatttagtaataataattatttagtaactcaaattttagtttttctgaattttggttaaatcaggtcaaactatggtcaaactacttattcaataagtattagtgttactaaataattattcaagaatattagtgttactaaataataatttcattttttaattttggtcaaatctagtcaaactgtggtcaaacaatggtcaaactacttattcaagaaatattagtgttactaaataattattgttttttagaataatagtttcaaactcaaacagtgaaacgtgtgacttcatgctcaaactaaactcctgagggttaataggattgacatcttactattgtcaggaaaacaacaagtgcataCTTGGAAACGAGGGGGGATAGAACCcagaagttaagcgtgctcgggctggagtagtgagagaaTGGGTTACCggccgggaagttagatgatttggaatgatgaggggtgattagagattagaggttaaattgagcagtgatgaggggtgattagagattaaattgtaaaataattcagaaatttgaaaatcgagaaaaaaatttaattttttttttAAATCGTAAAATTTTCTTTAGTCCCCAGACTAAAGGTTGAGCTCCAGagagcggccacgtggagggcctttagtcccggttcgtcacggaaccgggactaaagggggggcctttagtaccgaccctttagtcccggttccacaaccgggactaaaggccctctcgaaccgggactaatgggcctttttctactagtgctccCCTAGCTACCACTAAAACCCGCCCAAAAATTACCAAGAAAATTGATGGTGGGAGTCTAGGCTACATCGGCGGTGCCTCCTTTAGGATTACAAAACCGTTAATCCTATCTTCGCTTGCATGTGACTGATGGTGATGCTACACAAGTACTGAAGGCAGTGCCCTCCCCTTCAACAGGTAACAAGGATATATTAAAGAAACATTTTAACTCTATGACATATTAGTTCAACATTTTTTGCATAGTACCTAGCAAGTTCAGAAAGTGCACAAACAGATCTCATCACTGTTTTGTGTTTTGAGTCTTTTGCGGTAACTTCTACCGTGTATTCCATTCTCTTCAGGAGATCTTGCTGGTTCTAGATGGCACAACTGTATTAAATATGCTACAACAAGCAAAGGAGTTCAATGATGTAATTGCCACTCTGCTGTTCTGATGCTTACATGATTCTTCAGCTATGTTTCTATTTTGGATACTAATAATGAGTGACTTTCTTGGCTTCATGCCAGGTTGTTGGAATCAAAGGATTCATCCTGACGAAATTAGACGGGACTACTCGTGTTGGCTGTGTGGTACGGGCAATTTCCAGTCCTTCATTGTAACAGTTACAAATTCCAGTCCTGGATCTTAAATAAACGACAACTAAACTTGCTGACCTGAATCCTGTCTAAGGTGAGTGTTCGTAGACGAACTTGGAGTTCCAGCCAAATTCGTTGGCTTCGGCGAAGGGGTGGAAGATCACCAACCTTTTGATGCAGAGGCATTTGTTGAAGCCATTTTCCCATAAATTTGACCCTGTTATTAGTGTTTCTCATGTAACTAGATTTTGGCTAAcatgctactccctccgttcctaaatatatgtcttgtTAGGGATTCTAATATtaactacatacggagcaaaatgagtgaatctacactctagaATATGTCTACATTCATTCGTGTGTAGTCCATATTCAAATCTCTAAAAATACCTATAtctaggaacgaagggagtagaaCTTAGTAGAAGCAATTTTTTCAACAATTACAGTTTCTTTGGTTCAGTCATCGAGTCGTCCGCCTCACTTGCTTCTGTCGTTGATCATAACTATTGATACAGAAACAGAAGCAAGTATTTGTGATATTATATGTTTCTTGTGATTAAGCTCAGGGCACGTGCAGATACGTTGAGCAAGAGTACTAACAGAGAAGaggatttttttcttttcagACTAGCATGATACAAGAATATTTCATTAATAGTCATACATTCATAACATACATTTTTAATCATAAATACTTCCACGTTAGATTTTGAGTCCTAAGATAAAAGATCCTCATGTGAAACTTTTTAAGATGTAAGCACTTCCACGTTGGATTTTTTTTCTTAATTAGGTGATATCATTTGATACCATGCTTGATTTGTACTACTCAAAAATTATCTTTCTTGCAGCCATGGTTGATTTGCAGGTGCAGTCAACTGAGACATGGACTCTCCATTGAACAATAATTTTGTGCAACTATGTCAGCATCTAGACCATACATTTTTAACAGGTCATGAAGAGTGTCACGTGTGCTAATTTCTGGCATAAAGCCTGATCTTAATGCTAataaaactaaaaagaaagaCTATACATAGAGAAAATGGATATATACGAACATGAAAAAAATAGTTTATATAAAAGCAGTGGATGTTAGAACATCACACCAATGAAAAGCATTTTACATACAGAACTATTTCAGGCTAAGCTGGTTTTGACAACAAAAATTGTCGCCCGTAGCAATGCACAGGCATTTGGCTAGATGAGGCGTTAGGAGGGGATCCGTGTGGAGAGGGGGGTGGGGGCGATTAGTAGAGGACTCCTACTTGGCGGTCCATGGGAGGTATGGTGTGACAGAAAGAGACGAAGATGAGGTGGGCGTTGTCCGGTTTTAAAGGAGAGCGCAATAGCGAGAAATGTCCTGCTACGGCAGGAAACCGAGTGGGAAGGGGAGGGTTCGGCAAGAAAAGAGAAATGTGTGTTGTGGGGTGGGGTTTTTGTGAGACCATGTGTTGAAGATAACATGGCAGTGAGTCAAGACAACTACATTTGTCCCCACATATGGAGTGAATTTGTGGGAGTCCGGACTATCCAGATGGTTGGATTTTCAAGAGCCTACTGGCGCTTGTTTGATGTGTGAACACGTCCTGACATATGAGGGAGAAATAGACTTCAACCTTTGAAACGACCTTAATTATTTGTTTGATTTATTTATATGCATTGTAGCCCATAGCAACGCACAGGCAT
It contains:
- the LOC125528298 gene encoding L-type lectin-domain containing receptor kinase IX.1-like (The sequence of the model RefSeq protein was modified relative to this genomic sequence to represent the inferred CDS: added 1115 bases not found in genome assembly); protein product: MSNSLQISPRPYFMVLTHASSLPNTKHQTQRSMASRRRPTSLVFLVLLYLYHGPRWAFSLSFNLNFSDPSAASSIAFTGDAFPTPSTLELTKDTRMSNIQYSVGRASYAQKVPLWSNATGEMASFTTTFSFRITPDNLSLLYTGDGMAFFLGHFPSVIPRESDGGSLGLLPASTNGTGDTRIVAVEFDTYPNTLGGSSYYTDINGNHIGIDINSLNSTASTDTTTWPGKNLTSPNVMKTATVRYHNDSKMLAVDLVIGDALYQVNATVDLSRYLPEEVAIGFSAATGMYAELHQILSWSFNSTLQLESKKEAPPLPIPASSSNKHKKLVPILLSSLIPLLLLLVCAAVVLGWRRQKKRRANEYSSSDSEEPSVDRAGLERGVAAGGPRRYMYHELVAATSNFAEEEKLGRGGFGSVYRGHLTLTHAAAVGGDQDRRAVAVKVLSAESSSQGRKEFEAEVRIISRLKHRNLVQLLGWCDSRKGLLLVYELVAEGSLDRHLYNNDDSYLAWPQRYNIILGLGSALRYLHGEWEQCILHGDIKPSNIMLDSSLSTKLGDFGLARLIDHGARSVHTTKAVLGTVGYIDPEFVNTRRPCTESDVYSFGVVLLEIVSGRRPVIETVETSFTLLSWVWNLYGRDVILDAADERLRGDEADERWMERVLVVGLWCAHPDRSERPSMAQAMHVLQSDEARLPTLPRHMYRAAQDLASYGSFSVDSSGSGCVRSSSVSTGNTTVSSESSSTALLRHSKDQVN